In the Sphingobacterium sp. PCS056 genome, GATTTTCTTTAGATATTGTCATGGATTGGATTAGTACGGTGATGATCGGACTGGGATATGTATTCTATGCTAAAGGTAATTTTGAATTAACTGGTTTTGTTTTGGTGGCTTTGTATGGTTGGGCGATGATTTTATCCTTGCTGCGCTATAAGGTAACCGACAAATATACAATAGATGCAGGTATCGTTGGACCAACAGAAATCCGCGTTATTATTTGTCTTGTATTGCTGGTTGAGGTATTCTTCGTAGGTGCCATCCATTATTTAGTGATGGGAATCTGTGCTATTCTTTTTGTTATCAATGCTATTGATACTAAAAAATTACTGGATTTAGGAGATATCAGAGATGCTGAAGAGAAAAAAACGAAAGAGCCTGAAAACGTTTAACATATGAATGCAAAACTAAAAGAATTCTTTAGAGCGCAATTATCAGCTTTTGTAGGTGGTCTTTCAGATTTTGGCATTTATACTTTCTGCTATAAAGTACTCAGTATTTCGCCCGCATTTTCAAATGTAATTAGTGGCTCTTTAGGGGCGGTCGTTAATTTTGTAATCAACCGTTACTGGTCTTTCAATAATACTTCGGCCCCACTTGGAAAACAGCTAGGTAAATTTGTAATCGTAGTTGCTGGAAGTATACTCCTAAAGTCACTTGGCATTTATCTGTTGGATGACAGATTACATTTACATCCTTTGCTATCAAAAGTGATTGTGGAGATTATTGTTTCGTTAGGATTCAATTATACGCTTCAACGCTTTTGGGTTTTTAAAAAGTAGCGGTAAAAGAATTAATCCATAATAGGATTGTCAGGTCATCTCAGAAGAGATGACCTTTTTTATTCCCTTTTACTATAAAAAAATAAATGTTTTCGATAGCTATGCAT is a window encoding:
- a CDS encoding CDP-alcohol phosphatidyltransferase family protein, whose protein sequence is MSGQKINKKLFQDRKRTNILSNPEQKFISYLVPRIPNWISSDGLTAIGLFGSLMIMVSFILAQYWDINYLLLGIVGFFIQWFGDSLDGRIAFYRNKSRKWYGFSLDIVMDWISTVMIGLGYVFYAKGNFELTGFVLVALYGWAMILSLLRYKVTDKYTIDAGIVGPTEIRVIICLVLLVEVFFVGAIHYLVMGICAILFVINAIDTKKLLDLGDIRDAEEKKTKEPENV
- a CDS encoding GtrA family protein translates to MNAKLKEFFRAQLSAFVGGLSDFGIYTFCYKVLSISPAFSNVISGSLGAVVNFVINRYWSFNNTSAPLGKQLGKFVIVVAGSILLKSLGIYLLDDRLHLHPLLSKVIVEIIVSLGFNYTLQRFWVFKK